In the genome of Brachypodium distachyon strain Bd21 chromosome 3, Brachypodium_distachyon_v3.0, whole genome shotgun sequence, the window gaagaagaacataaTAGAACCACAGTTGGATGGAATAGGGTTGCAGTTTACCAGGCGGCAAACAAATCGGTAATTAACCACCTGGAGGAGACAGCACTCAGGCAATGGATCGACAGCAAAAATCAACTGATTTCCTCTTCATGTTTCAACTCTTCGCGTATAGTACATTTGAAATGCATGCAACTCAATCACTAATTTATTGCAGCCGCCTGAGCAACAAGCAAACAGTGCCAAATCATTAaggctttgtttggatgtagacatTGGGAGGCTTGGCATTTCATTGGCTCCAATGCCAATGCAACAAGATATTGAGATTGAATGTCAATATTTCTGTTTGGATGTTTAGATATTCTGAACCCAGATCTGATATTAGGGTTGAATGTCAaattttgtttggatggtcAAAGTGATGAATTGAAGTTGTAGATTATTATGCTGTTCTGTACACATGCCAAATGTGTATACACGATAACTAACTATCAGTTAACACTTGTTACCTAACCTGATTCATATAgataaatataaaaaaaacttccaaCATGCTTTGTTTTAAACTAAATGGATTAAAGTAGTGACTCGGCTACACTGAAGAGAGAGAACAGAAAGCCTTTACGACGATCGCTAAGAATGCGAAGACAAAGAAACACATGAAATACAGCTGTTTCGATTACCTCCGAATCCCCGATAAGCGATCATTATCTTGTGTCTGATtactcttcttcttgttcctcttcttccatcgAGAGAGTACTACCTGACAACCGAGTtcaaacagcagcagcagttcagGGATGCGAGGGGAGGGTGAGGCCAGCCAGGAGGGAGGGCTACGGGAAGAGAGCGTACAGCTGGCGCCGGAGGAGTTGGAAGAGGCGGGAGGGCGCCGCTACTTGTGCAGGCCGCCGGGTCGCCGCTAcctgcgccggccgccgggttGCCGGGTCTGCAGCAcagagaaaggagagagatGAGAGGAGAGCGAGGTCGTCgggagggagcggcggcggggcaggagAGGACTCGCTGGcactggaggaggagggagggagggaggcgccGCTACCTggaccggcgccgccgttgGCTTGGAGGGAGGCAGTGAGGAGGGGAATAGAGAAAAGGGGAAAATCGCTTGGAGCGGGGGTCGAACCTGGGTCTTGTGTTTTGGGTCGAAGCGGTACTCTCAGTTGCGAATGACCAGGCCATTTTGCCAGACATCGAACGTCCGGATGCCACAGCCACCCGGGTATAAAATTTTACCATTCCTGCCACCCATCACGGGTACGGGTTACCCGCGGGTATTTGTACCCGACCCGCTGAAGGAACTCTACAGGGGCTTGCTCATGCAGACAAATGGTGGCCGCTCGCAGGCACCACCGGCCGGAACCCGTTGTCCCCCACCGACTGCTTCCGTCGCAGCTCCGCCACCAAATCTACTCTCCTGCCCATGTCATCTCGCCGGCAGCCGGCCGGATGGGATTGCCATCGTCTGAGTCACTACCCAGCCGCGGACGGAAgactggaggaggcggccgaggtCGGATCCGTGGTcccgtggaggaggaggggcggggTCGCAGGGGACCGGGAGCTGCAGCTGTCGTGGTCCGCGGGGACCGATTGTGGGgctagcggcggaggagggctGCGGGCAGCGGCCGCCGTGGTCCGTGGAGGAGGCGTGGTCGTGGTCCTGGCGACAGGAGGAGCCAGGGCGGCGGACAAGGCACATGCGTGACGAGGCATTGGATGGGATTAGGGTTAGGTGTTGGGCCATCGAGAGTTATATACGGTAGAGGTATTGGGTTAGGCTTGAGTCAAAATTTAATGGGCTTTTGGACTGAGCTAACAACTTAGATGCGGGTAGACGGGTAGATGGGTTCGAGTAGTACAATACCATTCTCGTACCCGCCATACCCGTCGGGTACAAAATTTTACCATTTACATACCAGCGGGTAAATTTTCTTACCAAACCCGCATCTTAAACGGGTAGAAACCCGTCAGGTACGCGGGTATAGCGTACCCATTGCCATCGCTGATCGAACGGCGGAACGCGATCAAAATCGGCTGTCCGGACTCCGGACTGACATATCGAGGCCGAATGCTTCCAAGACCAGTGGAACCCCGAACCAACAAAATGTAATGTCAAGCTCCAATATCTATATCCAAGCAAGTTATTAAACAACTATGCAAGAAAGGATAAATCAAATAATCTAGAAAAACGATTCTTATCCACCGACCGATGGCACGAGCGATGTCGACCGCCTTGCGCGCGTGACACGTGACGGTGAGAAAACGACACATCAGCTCTCTTTCTCCCTTTCTCTCGTACGCTTCGACCTtatcccctctctctctcttactTTCCCCTTCTCCCTCATCCTCTCTCTCGTTCCAATCTCTGGGATGCATCTCCATCGTTGCAGCCGCACGCATGAGTGCGAGGCCAGGCTGCCGGTGACATTGCGAGTGGAGGCGGTGGTGCGGAGAGCGGTGGCCGGAGGCTGGAGTTTCTGTGAGGGCCAAGCAATCGTTGCGAGTGCGGCCATCGGTGCCGCAAGCGGAGGCAGCGAATGTCAGCACTTGGCAGGCTCTGCTGCGAACAGCGGACGACGGTGCTGGAACGGGAGGCGTCGATGCTTCGAACGGCGACCGGCAGTGCTTTGAACCGCGGGCGGCGATGTTGCGACCATTATGCGGCAGTGCTACAAGGCGGCACTATGCAGAGTGGAGACCTGCAGGCGTCACTGCTGCAAGCCGGCGACGCCTCCCGCTGGCAGAACTTGAAACGGCGAGGCGCGAGGCTCTTGCCGGTATTGCAGAGCGATGCGGCAAGGCGGCAGCGCCTCTTGCCGGTATTGCGGCAGGCCATCGACGTCTATACTGCAAGGAGGCACCGCCTCCAGCTGAATTTGCTGCAAACCACCAACGTGGGTGCTGGAAACTGCGAAGTGCGGGGCTGGAAGCTGCATAGGCCGATGCTGCAAGGCCGCATCGCTTCCTGCCGGAGGTATTATGGACCACCGATGTTGCTGCTGTAAGCAGGCCGCGGTGCTATGCTGCAAGCGTCGGTCGTCTCCTCACCGACCGCCGGCGCGACGTCGTGAGATTCTATGGGCTGGTCGCGTGGGGGTGATTAGGACGACGGGGATATTTCTTTCATGTATAGTTGATTTCTTCTTTGCGGGATCCAACCGGTGGGGCCATTCCAATCGGACGGTTCGGGAGGCGGCGGATTCCTCTCTCGGATCGCCCGGCCGACGCCTAGCGTGGGCCAATAACCTATGTGTTGTGAAACCGTCGGCCATTCTGCCAATTATTTTGACTGAAAACAAGAGAGACTCCTACTATGGTGCCATTCGGCCAATTGCGCCCGGTCTCCTCCCTAACAGGATTCCACCCTCTCGCTAGCCGCACAACGCACAACTCGCAGTTTCATGGTTGCTCATACAGCCCTGCTCCTCAGCTGCCCTGCTCGCCGACGAGGAGCCACTGTGGCCGCTCCCCAGCTCCGAAGTGCTGCGATGCAGGATCAGGGAAGCGTAATGGGTCCTAAATTTTCTGGCTTGAGCTCGCCGTACTATAATTTAGGGTTGGGAGTGGGCTGGCTGTATTCACGCATTATCTGAAAAAGTTTGAGGGCCTCTTTTGGATTGAAGGTACGATCTTGCATAGGATTGTAGCCCATAGGAATTTTCCTATATGGATTCTTTGGTTCAGAAAAATTCATTATACAAAAATTGTATATACTGGTTTCCTATACCCTAACTTTATATGAATTCTAATGAGGGGTTATACCTTTTGGAGAAAAAATGTGTAACAACTATGGCTAACGCTAGTGTTTGTGCGAAAAATTTGCATTGTTTTTTCTATCGTGCAACTAAACAACTCTACTACTGATTCTTGTATTCTGAATTCCTGTAGAATTCAACATGTCGTGGCATCCCATTTCTGTATTTTCTATTCCTAGGCCCTGGGCTtttcattcaaaaaaatattgagCTTCGGTTGATTATTCTTCAAGACAAAGCCACAGAGGTGATGGTTACGGGGAGAAccgatggtggtggtggcttgCTTTAGTGATTAAATTGGAGGATTCTGAGGATCTAGACCGCCAACAATGCTTATATGTGGTGTTATTTTTTACTTGGTTAGGGAAATGAAGTGAAATATAATAAAATGGTTCTAGATATGGAGGTCATCCGAGTGTTTGGTTAAATCAGAATGGAACTACGTGGTTTCGTAGAGGGGAATATTCGTTCCAGAAACGGAACGCGATAACATCAAATTGGTTGGACCAAATGATTCTTGCTCAAATCACTCATCAGGTGAGCAAGGAAATGAGTGCGACGGACCAGGGCTGAGCACAAACTGTGGCCCAAATCTTGTGTATACTATGTGGATTTTATAGTAAGTGTAATCCATATGTAAATTTTTATGCGCTTTTTTATTGATTTTGCATGGGGCCTTTTGAAAAAGTGGGCCTACTCTGCGAACACGTGATTCACCACTCCCACCGCTCACCCGGTTtaaaagcctacccaaaaaaCCTAATGCGTGAATCTCTCTCGCAACCCGTTCCCTTCCTCCCTACCCTCTCATActgtggcagcggcggcgatgggAAGGAGGCGATGGCAAAGGGAGAAGTCAGCAGCGACAACTCGTTTTACTTCCTCCCCTATTCCCTCCTCTATTATGGCGACGACATGGGGTGGGAATGAAGAAGCAACGGGTGGGCGGTGCTGAAGGGAGGAAGGACATAGCGCGACAACCGACCATCCTGGAGGACCGGAACTGAGGAACATGACAGGAAGAACCAGGTGACGACAACAACAACTTTTCAGTTGTCTTCCTCTCCAATTCAAGGTATATACCCCATTTACAGGTGTGATGCATGTGTAGAAATGTGTGAAGGCTTGAAAGAACTCCTTTTCTTGATTCATGATATATTGAGGGATCGCAAGTTTCCCAAAGACGCTATACAAGTATGTGTGGTAGTAGTGATGTTCTTGGACATAACATTTAAAAGGATTGTTGCAACCAATTTTGATAGATCCTTTAAGACACTTAGACGCTATTTTAGGGGTGTTCTTCATGCCACAGGTGATCTATGTAATGAATATATGAAGCCACCTTCATTGTCAAAATTGTAGGTAATCGCGATTCGACCCATATTTTAAGGTATTTGTAGGGACTATTTAGACTATAATAAGTTAAATTATTTAATATGTTTGTAGAATATAGAATTGTAGTAAATCAATTGACGGTACACATGTACAAGCATCAGTAACCAAACGTATGTAACCTTCCTTTCGTGGTAGAAACTCCTTTGCTACTAAAAATGTGATGTCAACGATAGAGTTTGACTTCGGCTTCACTTATGTGTTGGCTGTTTGGGAGGGGACAGCACATGAAGCAATAGTTTAGCTGAGGCATTAGAGTGTGAGAATGGCCTACAAGTCCTGAAGGACAATCACCAGTTGTCCATAATTTAGAACGCTTGATGGCGTTCGTGACAGGAATCGTCTGTCGTGCCTCTAGGCTCGATGGCGCCCACACCGTGACGCCCATGGCACGCATGGAGGCTAGCACTCAACCATACTCCCACCACCGTAATTCTCAAGGGTTGCGAGGCTGTTGGTGACCCGGCCTGTTGTTGCATGCGGGATGTTTGACAAAATGGTGCACGACATCGGCTTTGATCTTGCCAGTGTCCATTTGTATGACTTTTTCTACAACACTACGTCTCAAGTAGCTCCGTCACGACGCTAACGGAGGTGATGTACTTACGCGGTTGTCATCCGCAGTATAGGTGTTCACCGAGGAAGAAGTTCTTTCGTGCTACATTGGCTGCGCACCTTAGGGCATGTGACTTAGACGGTGCGCAGGTGCTTCAGGATAAGGAAATGTGCAGCTCGATGATTATGGCCCAGGGCTCTCGGGCATGCTAAGATTATTGTGGATAGTTTCATTACATGGTCTTCTATGGAGTGTTTCTGAAAGCAGACACATACAACATGATGCTCAAGTTCTTGTTGAAGGGGAGGAAGCTCAGGGAGGCATCGCCAATATTTAGAGAAATGGCCAAGAGAGCGTGTTGGCCAAATGAGTCAAAATTGTTCCCTTGCACCTGACATGCACCTGGATATTCGTGATTGAGAGATAGGGATCAAGGTGTGGAACTACATGCTGGCTAATGGGCTGCCTCTGTTCGAGGAGAGTGGGGACATGCTTGTATCAACGTTGATTGAGATGCTGCCTGAGGCCTGCAATCATGTAGAGGACACCGTTGGCTAGCAAAGGTTAGAAAAGGACGCGTTCATGGCCGCTTACTTACGAAATGGATGGCACGTTAGGTCTAGGTTATGTAGAATTGGGAGCATGAGATAACTTTCTTCGGACACGTAGTAATGCAATTTCTGAAAACTAGACTTTCTTGCCGAAACTATAGGAAGCTTTGCACATAGAATTCACAACCGAGGAAATGCAATTTCTGAAAACTTTTTACAGTTTTGCTATTTAACAGCTAGATGCTTTTCAATTTGCTGGCATTTAATTTTCTGTCCGTTGATCGTCACCAATCTCAAAGTTTTCACCCCAACACTGCATGTATACTCCTAGAAtcttcaggaaaaaaaagtttgaatgTGACATGCCCAAGTATCGACGCAAGAAAGCTGGAACAAAGTTATATGTTATATCGTCAATTCGTCATCCTGTCAGAACGAACATAAATGATCtaaatgtaaaaataattgaaGACTAAAAAACAATCGGAAGGTCACTGACTTTCTGCGGCTCAAATCACCACTGAAGCATTGGATTGCTACTGTGTACAGTCGAAGGAACAATTTCCTGAAATCTGTACAAGCAGCAGATGTATGCATACCAAAATGGCTAACTATTTCCTGAAGAACAAAAGTCACAACTCACCATCCTGAACTGACGACTCCATGAGCTTGACATAATTTGACTTGTAATTTGACATATGCCAGCTGCAAACATGTTCTTCAGTAAGGACACAAGTATTAGGAACTAGCAGTTGCTTCCTAGCTATTCCTCTTGCACTTTCCACCATTCAGTGCTCAAACTGTTGCGTGgctaatttttgtttctatCAGCAAACTAAACCAGGTGGCAAATACATGTATACAATCGAAGACTAACCAGGTGGCAGATACATGGACATAAATGAAGACAAAAACTAGGCTTGCATCAATGGCTCAGTTTGTGCCCTTcccatgtactccctccgatcctaaattcttgtatTGAAtcaaaaccacgacaagaatttaggaacggagggcgTAGTCAATATGGAAACACACTACTATCAGTCTCATCTCAAACAAAAGGCACATACTAGTCAGGGCATGGACATGGCATTAGATGACAAAGAAGCAACATACACAAAGGAAGTGTCTAAAATGCAAGTACAACATATACTGATACCAGTAAAAATAGAATAGATAACAACGGAATATTCCTAAAAGAAACCTCAAAAATGTTCTCCTGGAATGATGTTAGAACCAACAATGGGGCCCCAAGAGTCATATCAGATTTCAGACTTTAAATCTCAATATATAGTATCTGGTTCGCTAAAGCTCAAATCATTTTTCACCACTGACGATTTTAGTCTTCAGTACATATGGGAGGACAGAAAAGGGATCTTGTTTATATGAAAACAGTTTTGATTCAGTCAAATTTGTTGCCTAGGCTTCTCcaagaaaactgaaaactTGACAGCAGACACTACTCAACCAATAAAAGAATACTGCTATCTGAATTTTTGAAGACACATGGAGGAAAAGGGGCAAGATTAAAGATGCAGACTACTAGATAAAGCAAGACATGAACAAGAGGCAGACTGCTCACCATGAACAAGGGCTCATGGCCTCAAGATGACCTATCATTTTGCTTGGAAAAGAAGGGTCTAAACAAACTTTATGTTCATAAACCATTGAAGCTTAATTGGTATCACTTGCAAAACTGATGTGTGACATATAAAGAAATAACTGAAGAAAGAAGACTAAGGAAATGAAGACCAAAACGAAGACTGATAGCTTTCCTTGCGAAAATAAGTCAAATATTTATCTAGTAAAATAGCTCAGAAGCCCTGACATTAAAACTGCAGTGGATTCTCAGAATTAACATTATACCAAAAGTCAGATACTCACCCACTAGAATATTTCAGAAGtagcacaattttttttttgttacagtTTTCAGATATTGCATTGCCACATGCCAGACAGAAGTTAACTCCTGGTCCCAATCCTACATAACCCAGAAATGACTTAGCGTGCCTTCCATTTTGTAAGCAAGCGGTCATGAATTGCCCCTTTTTTGACCTTTACCAGGCACAGCCTCAGTTTTCCGAGTGTTGACGAGCTCACCTTGATACCTTGATCAATCATGTCCTCTGCATACTTGCAAGCCTCAGGCAGCATCTCATCCTTCAGCTTTGACACAAGCATATTCCCACTCTCCTCCAACGGAGGCAGGCCATTCGCCACCATGCAGTTCCACACCTTGATCCCCGTCTCCCAATCACGAGTATCCAGGAACATGCGAAGTGCAAGCGAACAATTTGCCTCATTTGGCCAACACTCGTTCTTGACCATTTCTCTAAATATTGCAGATGCCTCCCGGAGCTTCCTCCCCTTCAACAATAACTTGAGCACCATGTTGTATGTGTCGGCGTCAGGAAACACTCCATAGAAGgccatgtcatcaacatacTCCACAATAACCTCAGCATGCCCCAGAGTGCCCTGCAGCATGATCATCGAGCTATACATTTCCTTATCTGGGATGAGCCCCAGACGAACAACAAAGTCATCCCAGAGCACCTGCGCACCCCGTAAGTCTTGTGCCTTCAGGTGCGCAGCCAATGCAGCACGGAGGAACTTCTCCCCCGGTGAACACCTATACCGGCGCAAGACAGCTAGATAGTCCATTGCCTCCGTCAGCGCTGTGGTGGAGCTACTTGAAACAAGTGTTGTAAGGAAAGAGTCGTACGCAGGCACATTGGCAGGATCAAAGCCGACATGGCGCACCATTTCGTCAAACACCTCACGTGCAACGGCAGGGTCGCCAGCAGCCTCGCAACCCTCGAGAAGAATGGCGTAGGAGTCAGCGTCCGGCCGAGTGCTGGCCTCGGCACGTGCCACAGGGATCGCAGCACGGGCATCATCGAGCCTGGAGGCACGGCAGAGTGCGGAGAGGAGGGAGTTCAGCGCGGGCGTGTCGCGGTCCATGCCATACTTGGGCATATCCACAAACGCCTTGAGGGGGGAGCTGACTGGGTCGGCCGCCAGGGAGGAGAACACGGAGGCGAAGGAGGCGAGGGAGAGCAGGCCCTGGGACCGCATGGAGGAGACGGTGTCCCACATGGGATCGAACAGGCGATTCTTGCCGAGGAGGTCGATGACGAGGTTCCACGAGTAGGGGGAGTGCTGGTGGCGCAGGTGGCGATGGCCCGCCCATcggaagaaggcggcggcgccccgcGGGTGCGCGTACGAGAAGCGGAGCACCTGCTCGACGTCGGAGGTGGTGAcgcggacggcggcgtcgtcgaggGCCGCCTCGACATCGGTGGCGGGGGAGGCCAGTATCTCGCAGAGGAGACGGATCTTGGGGGGTAGGTCGGG includes:
- the LOC100830825 gene encoding pentatricopeptide repeat-containing protein At1g77360, mitochondrial, which codes for MSDHQAKRPSDAAAAAPAAKRARAQAAPVFPTYKDAPDLPPKIRLLCEILASPATDVEAALDDAAVRVTTSDVEQVLRFSYAHPRGAAAFFRWAGHRHLRHQHSPYSWNLVIDLLGKNRLFDPMWDTVSSMRSQGLLSLASFASVFSSLAADPVSSPLKAFVDMPKYGMDRDTPALNSLLSALCRASRLDDARAAIPVARAEASTRPDADSYAILLEGCEAAGDPAVAREVFDEMVRHVGFDPANVPAYDSFLTTLVSSSSTTALTEAMDYLAVLRRYRCSPGEKFLRAALAAHLKAQDLRGAQVLWDDFVVRLGLIPDKEMYSSMIMLQGTLGHAEVIVEYVDDMAFYGVFPDADTYNMVLKLLLKGRKLREASAIFREMVKNECWPNEANCSLALRMFLDTRDWETGIKVWNCMVANGLPPLEESGNMLVSKLKDEMLPEACKYAEDMIDQGIKVSSSTLGKLRLCLVKVKKGAIHDRLLTKWKAR